The following are encoded together in the Kwoniella europaea PYCC6329 chromosome 1, complete sequence genome:
- a CDS encoding mitochondria fission 1 protein, with protein sequence MPTELPYAAEAETSLGYEELQVLKTQYYKEIEQGHVTTQSKFNYGWGLVKSGSAEYQTEGVKLLQEIYSASPAHRRECTYYIAVGYYKLKNYAYAKRFNDLLLSVEPENMQAQSLRTLIDQAVQRDGYIGMGLIAGAAAVTGLIVAGLVKRSRR encoded by the exons ATGCCTACCGAATTGCCATACGcagctgaagctgagacTTCCTTGGGCTACGAGGAACTACAA GTATTGAAGACGCAGTATTACAAGGAGATCGAACAGGGTCATGTGACTACTCAGAGTAAATTCAattatg GCTGGGGTCTAGTCAAATCGGGTAGTGCAGAGTACCAAACGGAAGGTGTGAAATTACTACAAG AGATATATTCCGCTTCACCCGCTCACCGAAGGGAATGCACGTATTACATCGCTGTAGGCTATTACAAGTTGAAGAATTATGCATATGCCAAGAGGTTCAATG ACCTCCTACTATCCGTCGAACCAGAGAACATGCAAGCTCAATCCTTACGAACATTGATCGACCAGGCTGTTCagagagatggatatatAG GAATGGGTCTCATAGCGGGTGCAGCAGCCGTCACAGGATTGATAGTAGCAGGCTTGGTGAAACGTTCAAGGAGATAA